A window from Musa acuminata AAA Group cultivar baxijiao chromosome BXJ3-10, Cavendish_Baxijiao_AAA, whole genome shotgun sequence encodes these proteins:
- the LOC135650560 gene encoding LOW QUALITY PROTEIN: uncharacterized protein LOC135650560 (The sequence of the model RefSeq protein was modified relative to this genomic sequence to represent the inferred CDS: inserted 4 bases in 3 codons) — MDGTYRFDDISGFSHTLISSIRXLKSQKFDLEDFHKAKPLAAQLVLDILVCAVTHEEHILIKLLEEFDIKLKDIGDAIGCSDLTNGCLDGAKAYIKQYIINFLESQSYMTTVTLLERFSIQLSGXSVLLKMIQSNQFKAAEKWTNFMGRPVTCLLVQKYLGMKKLKXAYDMVKRNNLMDKFPDAYHLYKEVSLLKKLGENGLWDIVELKTNKDRHLLEYLVFLAMEAGHSEKVDELCERYSLEGFARASVPRNGLTYHSDRVCLSEAQYVLPHTGMLSVGTMGCADNIEKSPENLGKYLKIRKNLD, encoded by the exons ATggacggtacgtaccggttcgaCGATATATCG GGATTCAGTCACACACTAATATCGTCTATTA CATTGAAGTCTCAGAAGTTTGATCTAGAAGATTTTCACAAAGCAAAGCCCCTTGCTGCGCAGCTTGTTCTTGATATTCTTGTTTGTGCTGTTACTCATGAGGAACACATTCTAATAAAGTTACTGGAAGAATTTGATATTAAGTTGAAAGATATTGGAGATGCCATAGGCTGTTCTGATTTGACAAATGGATGTTTAGACGGTGCAAAGGCATACATCAAAcaatatatcattaattttttagaGTCACAATCATACATGACTACTGTAACACTGTTAGAACGATTTTCTATCCAATTATCTGG GTCTGTTCTTTTGAAAATGATACAAAGCAATCAATTTAAAGCAGCAGAGAAATGGACTAATTTTATGGGTAGGCctgtgacatgtttgcttgtgcagAAGTATTTGGGGATGAAGAAGCTAA ATGCTTATGACATGGTAAAGAGAAACAATCTTATGGACAAATTTCCAGATGCCTATCATTTATACAAAGAGGTATC TTTACTGAAAAAACTGGGTGAAAACGGATTATGGGATATTGTAGAATTAAAGACAAACAAAGATAG GCATCTTCTCGAGTACCTA GTATTCCTGGCTATGGAAGCTGGCCATAGTGAGAAGGTTGATGAGTTGTGTGAGCGGTACTCCCTCGAAGGTTTTGCTAGGGCTTCAGTTCCCCGAAAT GGTTTGACTTACCATTCCGATCGGGTGTGCCTGTCGGAGGCACAATATGTGTTGCCCCATACTGGCATGCTGAGTGTCGGTACAATGGGGTGTGCCGACAACATAGAAAAGAGCCCAGAAAACCTTGGAAAATACTTGAAAATTAGGAAAAACTTAGATTAG